Proteins from a single region of Burkholderiales bacterium:
- a CDS encoding thioredoxin family protein, with translation MVSLQTPVCDFGWKAVDFDLPGVDGKRYTLSNVRGEKGLLVMFICNHCPYVKAVRSRIVRDCAELKQHGIEAIAIMSNDTADYPEDSFENMIKVAREFKFPFPYVLDETQEVVKAYGAVCTPDFYGFNAKLELQYRGRLDASRKDAAPDARRDLFEAMLQVARTGQGPLEQIPGMGCSIKWKHDA, from the coding sequence ATGGTGAGCCTGCAAACACCGGTTTGCGATTTCGGCTGGAAAGCGGTGGATTTCGACCTGCCCGGGGTCGACGGCAAGCGTTACACGTTATCGAATGTGCGCGGCGAAAAGGGCCTCCTGGTCATGTTTATCTGCAACCATTGTCCCTATGTGAAAGCGGTGCGCAGCCGCATCGTGCGCGACTGCGCCGAGCTCAAGCAGCATGGCATCGAAGCCATCGCCATCATGTCGAACGACACCGCCGATTATCCTGAAGATTCATTTGAAAACATGATCAAAGTCGCGCGCGAATTCAAGTTCCCGTTCCCTTATGTGCTCGACGAAACCCAGGAGGTGGTCAAAGCCTATGGCGCAGTATGCACGCCGGATTTTTACGGCTTCAACGCTAAACTGGAGTTGCAATACCGCGGCCGGCTCGACGCTTCGCGCAAGGACGCCGCGCCCGACGCGAGGCGCGATTTGTTTGAGGCCATGCTGCAGGTGGCGCGCACCGGCCAGGGGCCGCTGGAACAGATACCCGGCATGGGTTGCTCGATCAAATGGAAGCACGATGCTTGA
- a CDS encoding isoaspartyl peptidase/L-asparaginase family protein produces the protein MYAIIVHGGSGDWKAEHKHAAVQGVRRAVKAGAKLLAQGKPALDAVTAAVVLLEDNPVFNAGTGSALNLHGEAQMDASVMMSKGLRAGGVACLSRVKNPVRVARKVMEETGHILLAGEGALNFARAMGFADYDPVTRERRADWQKKRKALSAVKSQSRLRDLLKRHPELAGGTVGAVALDKRGDLAAATSSGGLTLKLPGRVGDTPILGAGNYAMPMGAASATGLGEVAMRYLVTKSVCDLLAQGRNAQQAVDEVLSLLAAEPRADMGIITIDKRGNIGVGHRSRAMPHAYCVSGKSRVIASIKVLCQPGC, from the coding sequence ATGTATGCGATCATCGTTCATGGAGGATCAGGAGACTGGAAGGCGGAACATAAACACGCGGCGGTACAGGGTGTGAGGCGCGCGGTGAAAGCGGGAGCGAAATTGCTTGCGCAAGGCAAACCCGCGCTCGATGCGGTGACCGCCGCGGTGGTGTTGCTGGAGGACAACCCGGTGTTCAACGCCGGCACTGGTTCCGCGCTGAACTTGCACGGCGAAGCCCAGATGGACGCGAGTGTCATGATGAGCAAGGGACTGCGCGCAGGAGGCGTGGCTTGTCTATCCCGCGTCAAAAACCCGGTGCGGGTCGCGCGCAAGGTCATGGAGGAAACTGGACATATTCTGCTCGCCGGCGAAGGCGCGCTCAACTTTGCCCGCGCCATGGGTTTTGCCGATTACGATCCGGTGACGCGAGAGCGGCGGGCGGATTGGCAGAAGAAACGAAAGGCGCTGTCTGCGGTAAAAAGCCAAAGCCGCCTGCGGGATTTGTTAAAGCGCCATCCAGAGCTTGCGGGCGGGACGGTGGGTGCGGTAGCGTTGGATAAACGCGGTGATTTGGCTGCGGCGACTTCTTCCGGCGGATTGACGCTGAAGCTCCCGGGGCGGGTCGGCGATACGCCTATTTTGGGAGCGGGAAATTACGCCATGCCCATGGGCGCGGCATCCGCCACCGGTTTGGGCGAAGTGGCGATGCGTTACCTCGTGACCAAATCGGTGTGCGATCTGCTGGCGCAGGGCAGAAATGCGCAGCAGGCCGTGGATGAAGTGCTGTCGCTCCTGGCGGCGGAACCGCGCGCGGATATGGGCATCATCACCATAGACAAGCGGGGCAACATCGGCGTTGGACACCGCAGCCGGGCCATGCCGCACGCTTACTGCGTTTCAGGAAAAAGCAGAGTCATTGCGAGTATTAAGGTACTCTGTCAGCCGGGTTGTTAG
- a CDS encoding glutaredoxin family protein has product MKLRFLFCLLLFSASMSLAGNLYRWVDGEGIVHYSDQPPPPSVKDVQEKKLGASVIEGSQSYGLQQAVKNFPITLFVNDCGAGCTRARELLNKRGVPFTEKNPTLPENADELKKIVGDLVVPVLVVGNTQPLRGFEESSWNNALNVAGYPSAPVPGAPAGGRTPRPQPSEAPAPTPAPESKPY; this is encoded by the coding sequence ATGAAACTTCGTTTCTTATTTTGTCTTTTGCTGTTTTCCGCGAGCATGAGCCTGGCCGGGAATCTCTACCGCTGGGTGGATGGCGAGGGCATTGTGCATTATTCCGACCAGCCGCCACCGCCTTCGGTGAAAGACGTTCAGGAAAAAAAGCTCGGCGCGAGCGTGATTGAAGGCAGTCAATCCTACGGCCTGCAGCAGGCTGTTAAAAATTTCCCTATCACCCTGTTTGTCAACGATTGCGGCGCGGGATGCACCAGAGCGCGCGAGTTACTGAACAAGCGCGGTGTGCCGTTCACCGAAAAAAATCCAACCTTGCCCGAGAATGCCGATGAGTTAAAAAAAATCGTAGGAGATTTGGTGGTGCCGGTGCTGGTCGTGGGCAACACTCAACCGCTCAGAGGCTTTGAAGAATCCAGTTGGAACAATGCGTTGAATGTCGCAGGTTACCCTTCAGCTCCGGTTCCTGGAGCGCCCGCCGGCGGCAGAACCCCCAGACCACAGCCAAGCGAAGCTCCGGCGCCCACGCCCGCACCGGAATCCAAGCCTTATTGA
- a CDS encoding inositol monophosphatase family protein gives MLDAVISAVREVAKQQIMPRYLKVAQQRKSDGTLYTEADIAAQEALALRLREIHPSPVLAEEMSHEQQAEQWLAGEAGLWCVDPIDGTSNFVNGLPYFAVSVALMRKGKSVLGVIYDPVADEMFYAEKGRGAYLNGEKLPINESSRELRQCMASIDFKRIGASLRQALAGSPPYSSQRNYGASTLEWCYVAAGRFDVYLHGGQKLWDYAAGSLILEEAGGMMCSLKTDDFWADDLWNRSVIAARNPALFEAWKAWLRARQ, from the coding sequence ATGCTTGATGCGGTAATCAGCGCGGTGCGTGAAGTAGCGAAGCAGCAAATCATGCCGCGCTACCTAAAGGTCGCACAGCAGCGCAAATCCGACGGCACCCTCTACACCGAAGCCGACATCGCCGCGCAGGAAGCGCTCGCGCTAAGGCTACGCGAGATTCATCCGAGTCCTGTCCTCGCAGAAGAAATGAGCCACGAGCAGCAAGCCGAGCAGTGGCTCGCGGGTGAAGCTGGCCTGTGGTGCGTGGACCCGATTGACGGCACCTCCAACTTCGTCAACGGCCTGCCTTATTTCGCGGTGTCGGTAGCGTTGATGCGTAAAGGCAAAAGCGTGCTCGGCGTAATTTACGACCCGGTGGCGGACGAAATGTTTTACGCCGAAAAAGGCCGCGGCGCTTATTTGAATGGCGAGAAGCTCCCCATCAACGAATCCAGCAGGGAACTGCGTCAATGCATGGCAAGCATCGATTTCAAGCGCATTGGAGCCTCATTGCGGCAGGCGCTTGCCGGCAGCCCGCCTTACTCCTCGCAGCGCAATTACGGCGCGAGCACGCTGGAATGGTGCTACGTCGCCGCCGGGCGCTTCGATGTATATTTGCACGGCGGGCAAAAACTATGGGACTACGCCGCCGGCTCGCTGATTCTCGAAGAAGCGGGCGGCATGATGTGTTCGCTTAAGACCGACGATTTCTGGGCCGACGACTTGTGGAATCGCTCGGTAATCGCGGCACGCAACCCGGCTTTGTTTGAAGCCTGGAAAGCCTGGCTGCGCGCGCGGCAGTAA
- a CDS encoding YqgE/AlgH family protein, producing the protein MSSVNLTNHFLIAMPNMADPYFSKSLTFICEHNEQGALGVVVNRPIDMTLQALLDQISIPLGEPRLKGIPVHFGGPVQIDRGFVLHRPLGAWQSTLAVNSEIGLTTSKDILQAVARGEGPQHILVTLGYAGWAPGQLEHELTQNAWLSVPANPDLMFNLAAEERLAAAMELLGVNFANLSEDAGHA; encoded by the coding sequence ATGTCGTCCGTCAACCTGACCAATCATTTCCTGATCGCCATGCCCAACATGGCGGATCCCTATTTTTCCAAAAGCCTGACTTTTATTTGCGAGCACAACGAACAGGGCGCGCTCGGCGTGGTGGTCAACCGTCCGATTGACATGACGCTGCAGGCGCTGCTTGACCAAATCAGCATCCCGCTGGGCGAACCGCGCCTGAAAGGCATACCCGTGCATTTCGGCGGACCGGTGCAGATTGACCGCGGCTTTGTATTGCACCGGCCGCTCGGCGCCTGGCAATCCACACTCGCCGTCAATTCGGAAATTGGCCTCACCACTTCCAAGGATATTCTGCAGGCGGTAGCGCGTGGTGAAGGCCCGCAACATATTCTAGTGACCCTGGGTTATGCCGGATGGGCGCCGGGGCAGCTCGAGCATGAGCTTACGCAAAACGCCTGGCTTTCGGTGCCGGCGAATCCTGATCTGATGTTCAACCTTGCCGCCGAAGAACGCCTGGCCGCGGCGATGGAATTGCTGGGCGTTAATTTCGCTAATTTGTCGGAAGATGCGGGGCACGCCTGA
- the pyrR gene encoding bifunctional pyr operon transcriptional regulator/uracil phosphoribosyltransferase PyrR: MNLPDAEQLLNQLAAQIRPRLQAETALIGIHSGGAWIAQRLHEQLKIATPLGFLDISFYRDDFARIGLHPQVKPSHIPFDVEGRSIILVDDVLYTGRTARAAMNELFDYGRPASIDLAVLVDRGGRELPVFARYSGASLELADSQNIELKKDKNGRLSLCLNQT, from the coding sequence ATGAACTTGCCTGATGCCGAACAATTGCTCAACCAGCTCGCGGCGCAAATCCGCCCGCGGCTGCAGGCGGAGACGGCGCTCATCGGCATCCACAGTGGCGGCGCCTGGATCGCGCAGCGGCTGCACGAGCAGCTCAAAATCGCCACTCCGCTTGGGTTTCTCGACATTTCGTTCTACCGCGACGATTTTGCGCGCATTGGCCTGCACCCGCAGGTCAAGCCTTCGCACATACCCTTCGATGTCGAAGGACGCAGCATCATTCTTGTCGACGACGTGCTCTACACCGGCCGCACGGCGCGCGCGGCGATGAACGAGCTTTTCGATTACGGCCGGCCGGCGAGCATTGACCTGGCGGTGCTGGTGGACCGCGGCGGGCGCGAGTTGCCGGTATTCGCGCGCTACAGCGGCGCAAGCCTGGAGCTTGCCGACAGCCAGAACATCGAACTCAAAAAGGACAAGAACGGGCGTTTGAGCCTATGCCTGAACCAGACCTAG
- a CDS encoding M3 family metallopeptidase, with protein sequence MNPLLDFSGLPRFSQIEPQQIAPAVDALLAENRVLVEKLVADPAGPSWNNFVEPLEDANERLSRAWGPVAHLNSVMNSPELREAYNANLPKITQYHSELAQHQGLFEKYQALKTSNGFPQLSRVQQKVVENELRDFRLGGAELPAEKKARFMQIQEELARLYSRFEENLLDATNDFALYVTNREELAGLPEDMLDAAKEADAQDSKPGWKLTLHAPSWIPVMQYADNRALRERLYRAYVTRASEFSKAPATRCCETAGAGASAPALNQESSHADQARLPAPAFSEGAESGAQWDNTPLITQILKLRQEKARLLGYANYAEVSLARKMARSPREVLDFLRELGKEARPYAEPDFTELKQFARVEPKLEILEAWDIAYASEKLRAKRYSFSDQEVKQYFPELQVLQGLFQLVERLYGIRIEKTETPVWHPDVRFYNIFDFGGRPIGQFYVDLYSRPSKRGGAWMDEAIARRRKDGAIQIPVAYLNCNFSAPVGGRPALFTHDEVITLFHEFGHGLHHLLTSVEELGVSGINGVEWDAVELPSQFMENFCWEWDVLKYLTRHVDSGEPLPRALYEKMLAAKNFQSGMQTVRQLELALFDMHLHYDFDPHGGKTPLQLLDEIRREIAVVFPPHYNRLPNNFSHIFAGGYAAGYYSYKWAEVLSADAYSLFEENGVVNQNIGRRFWQEILSVGGSRPALESFVAFRGRAPKIDALLRHNGMTHSSANQSVLKS encoded by the coding sequence ATGAATCCTTTGCTTGATTTTTCGGGCTTGCCGCGCTTTTCCCAGATCGAGCCGCAGCAGATCGCACCAGCGGTCGATGCCTTGCTGGCGGAAAATCGTGTGCTGGTGGAAAAGCTGGTTGCCGATCCGGCGGGGCCAAGTTGGAATAATTTTGTCGAGCCCCTGGAGGACGCCAACGAGCGCTTGTCGCGCGCCTGGGGACCCGTCGCTCACCTCAACTCGGTGATGAACAGCCCGGAGCTGCGCGAAGCTTACAACGCAAATCTCCCCAAAATCACCCAATACCACAGCGAGCTTGCGCAGCATCAAGGGCTGTTTGAGAAATACCAGGCGCTCAAAACCTCAAATGGTTTCCCCCAATTAAGCCGTGTGCAGCAAAAAGTGGTGGAAAACGAACTTAGGGATTTCCGCCTGGGCGGCGCCGAACTGCCCGCGGAGAAAAAAGCGCGCTTCATGCAAATCCAGGAAGAACTGGCGCGCCTGTACTCCAGATTCGAGGAAAACCTGCTCGATGCCACCAACGATTTCGCGCTTTACGTGACAAATCGCGAAGAGCTGGCGGGCCTGCCCGAAGACATGCTGGATGCCGCAAAGGAAGCCGACGCCCAGGATAGCAAGCCGGGCTGGAAGCTCACCCTGCACGCGCCTTCCTGGATCCCGGTGATGCAATATGCGGACAACCGGGCCTTGCGGGAGCGGCTGTACCGGGCTTACGTCACGCGCGCTTCGGAGTTTAGCAAAGCGCCCGCGACACGGTGCTGTGAAACAGCGGGTGCGGGAGCGAGCGCACCAGCGCTGAATCAAGAGAGTTCCCACGCGGACCAGGCGCGCCTCCCCGCCCCGGCCTTCTCCGAAGGCGCCGAGTCCGGCGCGCAATGGGACAACACTCCGCTGATTACGCAAATCCTGAAACTGCGGCAGGAAAAAGCGCGGCTTTTGGGCTATGCCAATTACGCAGAAGTTTCTCTGGCGCGCAAAATGGCGCGCAGCCCGCGCGAGGTGCTGGATTTCCTGCGCGAACTCGGGAAAGAAGCCCGACCCTATGCCGAGCCTGATTTCACTGAACTCAAGCAATTCGCACGCGTCGAACCCAAGCTCGAAATACTTGAGGCATGGGACATCGCGTACGCCTCAGAAAAGCTGCGCGCCAAACGTTATTCGTTCTCCGATCAGGAGGTGAAACAGTATTTTCCCGAGCTCCAGGTGTTGCAGGGCCTGTTTCAGCTGGTGGAAAGGCTTTACGGCATTCGCATCGAGAAAACCGAAACGCCGGTATGGCATCCGGATGTGCGTTTCTACAACATCTTCGATTTTGGCGGCAGGCCGATTGGGCAGTTTTACGTTGACCTTTATTCGCGGCCATCGAAGCGCGGCGGCGCCTGGATGGATGAAGCGATTGCGCGGCGGCGCAAGGACGGGGCGATCCAAATTCCCGTGGCCTATCTCAACTGCAATTTCTCCGCGCCGGTGGGCGGCAGGCCCGCGCTGTTCACTCACGACGAAGTGATTACGCTGTTTCACGAATTCGGCCACGGCCTGCATCACCTGCTGACTTCGGTGGAAGAGCTGGGCGTTTCGGGCATCAACGGCGTGGAATGGGACGCGGTGGAGCTTCCCAGCCAGTTCATGGAGAATTTCTGCTGGGAGTGGGACGTGCTCAAGTATCTGACGCGTCACGTCGACAGCGGTGAACCGCTGCCGCGCGCACTATACGAGAAAATGCTCGCCGCCAAGAATTTCCAGAGCGGCATGCAGACCGTGCGCCAGCTCGAGCTGGCGCTGTTCGACATGCATCTGCATTATGATTTCGATCCCCACGGCGGCAAAACGCCGTTGCAATTGCTGGACGAAATCCGCCGTGAAATTGCGGTGGTGTTCCCACCGCACTACAACCGCCTCCCCAACAATTTCTCGCATATCTTCGCCGGCGGTTATGCCGCGGGTTATTACAGCTACAAGTGGGCGGAGGTGCTTTCCGCCGATGCGTACAGCCTGTTTGAGGAAAACGGGGTGGTTAACCAGAACATCGGCCGGCGTTTTTGGCAGGAAATCCTGAGCGTGGGCGGCAGTCGTCCCGCGCTGGAATCCTTCGTCGCGTTCCGTGGCCGGGCGCCGAAAATCGACGCCCTGCTGAGGCATAATGGCATGACCCATTCTAGCGCGAACCAATCTGTGCTAAAGTCATAG
- a CDS encoding dihydroorotase, giving the protein MKIHIKNGRVIDPKNGVDAIQDLFIAAGKVQTIGRTPESYHANRVIDATNLIVCPGLIDLSARLREPGFEYKATLESEMQAAVAGGVTSLACPPDTDPPLDEPGLVEMLKHRAKSLNQARVYPLGALTQGLNGERITEMAELHDAGCVAFSQANAPLNDTDVLMRAMQYAATFGYTVWLRPQDAYLARGGVAHDGEVATRLGLPAIPSCAETIALATILLLARQTGAKIHLCRLSTAESVEMVRQAKAQGLPITCDIAAVHAHLSEMDLGFFDSNCNLIPPLRSLRDRDALRSGLKNGVVDALCSDHTPVDDDAKLLPFAEAESGATGLELLLPLTLKWANETQVPLSQALFKITHVPAKILGIDAGHLSPGHAADVCIFDPHHNGKIEANTLKSQGKNTPFLGYELPGKVRFTLVEGHIVYEA; this is encoded by the coding sequence ATGAAGATTCACATTAAAAACGGCCGCGTGATCGACCCCAAAAACGGCGTGGATGCCATTCAGGATTTGTTTATCGCCGCCGGCAAGGTGCAGACGATAGGGCGCACGCCCGAGAGTTATCATGCCAACCGCGTCATCGACGCCACCAACCTGATTGTCTGCCCGGGACTCATCGATCTTTCGGCGCGCCTGCGCGAGCCGGGTTTCGAATACAAGGCGACGCTGGAATCGGAAATGCAGGCGGCGGTCGCGGGCGGCGTAACCAGCCTGGCCTGCCCGCCGGATACCGATCCGCCGCTGGATGAACCGGGGCTAGTGGAAATGCTCAAGCACCGCGCCAAGAGCCTGAATCAGGCGCGCGTCTATCCCCTTGGCGCACTGACTCAAGGGTTAAATGGCGAGCGCATCACCGAAATGGCCGAACTGCACGACGCCGGCTGCGTGGCATTCTCGCAAGCGAATGCGCCGCTCAACGATACCGACGTGCTGATGCGCGCGATGCAATATGCGGCGACTTTCGGCTACACTGTGTGGCTGCGCCCGCAAGACGCATATCTTGCGCGCGGCGGTGTCGCACATGACGGCGAAGTGGCCACACGGCTGGGGCTTCCCGCGATTCCGAGTTGCGCCGAGACCATCGCGCTTGCTACTATCCTGCTGCTGGCGCGGCAAACCGGGGCAAAAATCCATTTGTGCCGGCTCTCCACTGCAGAAAGCGTGGAAATGGTGCGGCAGGCCAAAGCGCAGGGTCTGCCGATTACCTGCGATATTGCCGCCGTGCACGCGCACTTGAGTGAAATGGATCTAGGCTTTTTCGATTCCAACTGCAATCTGATCCCGCCGCTGCGATCCTTGCGCGACCGCGACGCGTTGCGTAGCGGGCTCAAAAACGGCGTGGTCGATGCGCTGTGTTCGGATCACACGCCGGTGGACGACGACGCCAAGCTCCTGCCGTTTGCCGAAGCGGAAAGCGGCGCGACCGGACTGGAACTCCTATTGCCGCTCACCTTGAAATGGGCCAACGAAACTCAGGTACCGCTGTCCCAGGCGCTTTTCAAAATCACCCACGTGCCGGCGAAGATTCTCGGCATCGACGCCGGGCATTTAAGTCCAGGCCATGCCGCCGACGTGTGCATTTTCGACCCGCATCACAATGGCAAGATTGAAGCTAATACATTGAAGAGTCAAGGAAAAAACACACCTTTCCTCGGCTATGAGCTTCCCGGAAAGGTGCGCTTCACGCTGGTCGAAGGCCACATCGTTTACGAGGCTTAG
- a CDS encoding ABC transporter substrate-binding protein: MPFPWSPSIPIVKEYQKVVSRFAPQSPYSFSTLEGYIAAKVFVEGLKKTGKDPTREKFIAALEKIQDWDLGGFSVNFSPANHSASKFVDLTIIGKDGKFLH; this comes from the coding sequence GTGCCGTTTCCCTGGAGCCCGAGCATTCCAATAGTCAAGGAATATCAAAAAGTCGTGTCCCGGTTCGCTCCGCAAAGCCCGTATTCATTCTCCACCCTGGAAGGTTATATTGCCGCGAAAGTATTCGTTGAGGGCTTGAAGAAAACAGGGAAAGACCCGACCCGCGAGAAATTCATTGCGGCGCTGGAAAAGATTCAGGATTGGGATTTGGGCGGCTTTAGCGTGAACTTCAGCCCGGCCAACCACAGCGCCTCGAAGTTTGTGGACTTGACCATCATCGGCAAGGACGGCAAGTTCCTGCACTGA
- a CDS encoding aspartate carbamoyltransferase catalytic subunit, whose translation MHSNPQLNQNGELQHLLTIEGLPATLLTRILDTAQSFIGVTEREVKKVPLLRGKAIFNLFFEASTRTRTTFEIAAKRLSADVINLNISTSSQSKGETLLDTIDNLEAMHADMFIVRHAQSGAAHLIARHVAPNVHVINAGDGRHAHPTQALLDMFTIRHYKRNFTNLRVAVVGDILHSRVARSLIHALTTLGVPEVRVIAPKTLLPAGVEKLGVQVHHDMRQGLKDVDVVMILRLQNERMQGPLLPSAQEFFKYYGLTSDKLALARPDAIVMHPGPMNRGVEIDSSVADGPHSVILPQVTFGIAVRMAVMSMLAGS comes from the coding sequence ATGCACAGCAATCCGCAGCTCAACCAAAACGGCGAACTCCAGCACTTACTCACGATCGAAGGGCTGCCGGCAACACTTCTAACCCGCATTCTCGACACCGCGCAATCCTTCATCGGCGTCACCGAGCGCGAAGTCAAGAAAGTCCCGCTGCTGCGCGGCAAGGCAATATTCAATCTCTTCTTCGAAGCCAGCACCCGCACCCGCACGACTTTTGAAATCGCGGCGAAGCGGCTCTCCGCCGACGTCATCAACCTCAACATCAGCACCTCCTCGCAGAGCAAGGGCGAAACCCTGCTCGACACCATAGACAATCTGGAGGCGATGCACGCCGACATGTTTATCGTGCGCCATGCGCAAAGCGGAGCGGCGCATCTGATCGCCCGCCATGTCGCGCCGAACGTGCACGTGATCAACGCCGGCGACGGCCGCCACGCCCACCCGACGCAGGCGCTCCTGGACATGTTTACCATCCGCCATTACAAGCGCAATTTCACCAACCTGCGGGTGGCGGTTGTCGGCGACATCCTGCACTCGCGGGTGGCGCGCTCGCTAATCCACGCCCTCACCACCCTCGGCGTACCCGAAGTGCGCGTCATCGCGCCGAAAACCCTGTTGCCCGCGGGCGTGGAAAAACTCGGGGTGCAGGTACACCATGACATGCGGCAGGGCTTGAAGGACGTGGACGTGGTGATGATTCTCAGGCTGCAGAACGAGCGCATGCAAGGCCCGCTTCTGCCGAGCGCGCAGGAATTCTTCAAGTACTATGGCTTGACCTCGGACAAACTGGCGCTAGCCAGACCCGATGCCATCGTCATGCATCCGGGCCCGATGAACCGCGGCGTGGAAATCGATTCCAGCGTGGCCGACGGACCCCATTCGGTGATTCTGCCGCAAGTCACCTTCGGCATCGCAGTGCGCATGGCAGTGATGAGCATGCTGGCGGGGAGTTGA
- the ruvX gene encoding Holliday junction resolvase RuvX codes for MAFDYGEKRIGVAVGDLSVRIAHPLTAIEATQAAKRLDAITDLIEEWRPALLVVGLPSHMNGAEHEMSKRCRKFARQLEQRFRLRTALVDERLSSHAAELSLRESGAAQTKTRIDQLAAQQILQGYFDELA; via the coding sequence TTGGCTTTCGATTATGGCGAGAAACGCATCGGCGTCGCAGTGGGCGATTTGAGTGTGCGCATTGCCCATCCGCTCACCGCCATCGAAGCAACGCAGGCTGCCAAACGCCTGGATGCGATTACGGACCTGATCGAAGAATGGCGGCCTGCGCTTCTAGTAGTCGGCCTGCCGTCGCATATGAACGGCGCCGAGCACGAAATGAGCAAGCGCTGCCGCAAGTTCGCGCGGCAGCTGGAACAACGGTTCAGGCTGCGCACCGCTTTGGTTGATGAACGCTTGAGCTCCCACGCCGCCGAACTTTCGCTCAGGGAAAGCGGCGCGGCGCAAACCAAAACCCGCATCGACCAGCTGGCCGCACAACAGATTTTACAGGGCTATTTCGATGAACTTGCCTGA
- a CDS encoding RsmE family RNA methyltransferase, with the protein MTVPRFYYSGELDPRREIFLDEVAAYHAARVLRLKEGDAMVLFNGKGGKYPARITGIVKTKVTVLTGEWQNIERESPLQIMLAQAISSADKMDLTVQKAVELGVSAIHTLATQRSVVRLSGERARAAGFESVALGRRILRTETAGIAALAAMQTLWGDF; encoded by the coding sequence ATGACTGTTCCGCGCTTTTATTATTCCGGCGAACTGGATCCCAGACGGGAAATTTTCCTCGATGAGGTGGCGGCATATCACGCCGCGAGGGTATTGCGCCTCAAGGAAGGCGATGCGATGGTGTTGTTCAATGGCAAGGGCGGGAAGTATCCGGCCAGGATTACCGGCATAGTCAAAACCAAAGTGACGGTGCTGACAGGCGAATGGCAAAATATCGAGCGCGAATCGCCGCTGCAAATCATGCTGGCGCAAGCCATTTCTTCCGCCGACAAAATGGATTTAACCGTGCAGAAAGCGGTGGAATTGGGCGTGAGTGCCATTCATACGCTCGCCACTCAGCGCAGCGTGGTCAGGCTCTCCGGCGAGCGCGCCCGCGCCGCCGGTTTTGAATCGGTCGCGCTGGGACGGCGCATCCTGCGCACCGAAACCGCAGGAATCGCCGCGCTAGCCGCGATGCAGACGCTGTGGGGGGACTTTTAA